In the Populus trichocarpa isolate Nisqually-1 chromosome 1, P.trichocarpa_v4.1, whole genome shotgun sequence genome, one interval contains:
- the LOC18095414 gene encoding zinc finger BED domain-containing protein RICESLEEPER 1: protein MEVSNELAIKKPKRLTSVVWNHFQRIRKADVCYAVCVHCDKKLSGSSNSGTTHLRNHLLRCLKRSNYDVSQLLVAKKKKKDTSLSLANVNVSYDEAQRKDEYIKPTVMKSDLEQRKDEVISLGSCRFDQERSQLDLARMIILHGYPLTMVEHVGFKRFVKNLQPLFEFVPNSSIEVSCMEFYLKEKQKVYELINRLHGRINLAIEMWSSPENAEYMCLIAHYIDEDWKLQQKILNFVTLDSSHTEDVLSEVIINCLMEWDVEYKLFAMTFDDCSADDDIVLRIKDRISQNRPLLSNGQLFDVRSAVHVLNLIVKDAMETLQEVTEKVRGSVSYVKSSQVIQGKFNDIAQQIGISSQRNLVLDSSTRWNSTYSMLETVIGYKSAFCFLQEHDPAYTSALSDIEWEWAKSITGYLKLFVEITNIFSGDKCPTANRYFPEICDVHIQLIEWCKNPDDFLSSIASKMKAKFDKYWSKCSLALAVAAILDPRFKMKLVEYYYSQIYGSTALDRIKEVSDGIKELFNAYSICSTLVDQGSALPGSSLPSTSTDSRDRLKGFDKFLHESSQGQSSISDLDKYLEEPVFPRNCDFNILNWWKVHTPRYPILSMMARDILGTPMSTVSPELAFGVGGRVLDSYRSSLNPDTRQALICTRDWLRVESEDHNPSSALALYVEAN, encoded by the exons ATGGAGGTATCAAATGAGTTAGCGATTAAGAAACCAAAGAGGTTGACATCTGTGGTATGGAATCACTTTCAAAGGATTAGGAAGGCTGATGTATGTTATGCAGTTTGTGTGCATTGTGACAAGAAACTCAGTGGGTCAAGTAATAGTGGGACTACGCATCTAAGGAATCACTTATTGCGATGTCTTAAAAGATCTAATTATGATGTGTCACAACTGCTTGtggcaaagaaaaagaaaaaggacactTCCCTTAGCCTTGCAAATGTCAATGTCAGTTATGATGAAGCACAAAGAAAAGATGAATATATTAAGCCCACGGTTATGAAGTCTGATCTTGAGCAGAGAAAAGATGAAGTTATTAGCCTTGGAAGTTGTAGGTTTGATCAAGAACGGAGTCAGCTAGACCTTGCCCGTATGATTATATTGCATGGTTATCCATTGACCATGGTTGAGCATGTTGGATTCAAAAGATTTGTGAAGAATCTCCAGCCTTTGTTTGAGTTTGTACCAAATAGCTCCATTGAAGTCTCTTGTATggagttttatttgaaagagaAGCAGAAAGTGTATGAGTTGATAAATAGATTGCATGGAAGAATTAACCTTGCTATTGAAATGTGGTCTTCTCCAGAAAATGCTGAATACATGTGTTTGATAGCACACTATATCGATGAGGATTGGAAATTACAAcagaaaattctaaattttgtgACACTGGATTCTTCTCATACTGAAGATGTGCTTTCAGAAGTGATTATAAATTGTCTCATGGAATGGGATGTTGAATACAAGTTATTTGCCATGACCTTTGATGATTGTTCTGCTGATGATGATATTGTGCTCCGAATTAAGGATCGGATCTCTCAAAACAGGCCTCTACTGAGTAATGGTCAATTGTTTGATGTTCGCTCTGCTGTGCATGTTCTGAATTTGATTGTTAAAGATGCCATGGAAACACTTCAAGAGGTGACTGAAAAGGTTCGAGGAAGTGTTAGCTATGTTAAAAGTTCACAGGTAATACAAGGGAAGTTCAATGACATTGCCCAGCAAATTGGAATCAGCAGTCAGAGGAATTTGGTTCTTGATTCGTCAACTCGGTGGAACTCAACATACTCCATGCTCGAAACAGTCATAGGATACAAGagtgcattttgttttttgcaagaGCACGATCCAGCCTACACATCAGCTTTAAGTGATATAGAGTGGGAATGGGCCAAGTCCATCACTGGTTATTTGAAACTTTTTGTTGAAATCACCAATATCTTTTCTGGGGATAAATGTCCAACAGCAAACAGATATTTTCCTGAAATTTGTGATGTTCACATCCAGTTAATTGAATGGTGTAAGAACCCAGATGATTTTCTTAGTTCCATCGCATCAAAGATGAAAGCCAAGTTTGATAAATATTGGAGCAAGTGCAGTTTGGCTTTGGCAGTAGCAGCCATCTTAGATCCTCGATTCAAGATGAAATTGGTGGAGTATTACTACTCCCAGATTTATGGTAGTACTGCCCTGGATCGGATCAAGGAAGTTTCTGATGGCATCAAGGAGCTTTTCAATGCATACTCTATTTGCTCAACTTTGGTTGATCAAGGGTCAGCTTTACCTGGCAGCAGTTTACCTAGTACCAGTACTGACAGTAGGGACAGGTTAAAGGGCTTTGACAAGTTCCTCCATGAATCTTCTCAAGGTCAGAGTTCAATATCTGATTTGGACAAATACTTGGAAGAACCCGTCTTTCCTCGCAATTGTGATTTCAACATATTAAACTGGTGGAAAGTCCACACACCAAGGTACCCTATCTTGTCTATGATGGCACGAGATATTCTGGGGACTCCCATGTCAACTGTTTCACCAGAGTTGGCTTTTGGTGTTGGGGGCAGGGTTCTTGATAGTTATCGCAGTTCCCTTAATCCAGACACTCGACAAGCTCTAATATGCACACGGGATTGGTTGCGAGTGGAATCAGAAG ATCACAATCCATCTTCTGCTTTAGCGCTTTATGTTGAAGCGAATTAG